The Agromyces hippuratus genome has a window encoding:
- a CDS encoding SCO7613 C-terminal domain-containing membrane protein, translating to MPEQPADARDLRRWPSDPAQLIDTTLCPSCFSALRSAVCGTCGLDLSVPAAGELLAAGRALHDREADRQSLISTMREAQTSRVRQAAASVTDAAAHAAPVAAATPSPSPAMVPAQAPPVLSVPVPVPPTPAVTPTPTSIPQQLQASAPAPAGATAPVAAPRSGRSGVQVLLLTLGVVLISITAIVFLFVAYLVASLEVRSIIIAVASVLVLGVAWLLRARRLPGTAEGVASVAIVLLLLDVWIVRANMLFGTETIGTSAYLGGALLVVAAVLVGVRAASGIRIAGIAAAAFAPVGVFLLASEAAPDDQLSTPFWVGFLAVSLLGSAAVLLPATVERTIVMAAGFVGGALALLPAYWALPEVPWSQLWWYLVVAAAWLLALLAVRLRHGLGTVWAVIAAPAFGLSLALAPTLAIFSELGSEVSLWLAPAAAGAVAAVFAAGTRLAGPVARDSLAAMVAAIAVAACSVLPGVLLGLGVVWTRFAGSVPPWNLELDEQLRPGIPDHDLTAVLVPAVVAVGALVISVLVRSGRALAAIPTAAAFASGIAVACVAPGPAIAAVLLLVLAGGALALAAIRHRLEAPGLLAALAVGGSASAALAWWVGYSNATVWPWVATIVIALAIVGRVIARRVWPAVAVPAAGATHLAIASTLFVFAVFSIPFWQAPDDVQLIEPWMWLAVASSVLLVAAAVVRFGSTSDRLCAVTPLFAASVISICALAFETDASWRWVPASIFVIAGVVWLRLGVPEALRVAFAATTPLALAFVSVVVVDEAFGWETIGIAIAGAALLGAALAHVVPERTSRTRLVWAVAAGVVGAVALVAGVTGSFGSSELWLVLLLLTPVPIVLAALDGDPIGGDSPARHLGWLSLVLGVTTVWVRLSGSGVGDVEAYTLPLAAALAATGGLITWRRTSGAAPAQGRTALFATAAAVAVLPSIGTAGVAELRALLLVSIGIVLAVAAVFLPEVARGVPVRLLGVLTGWVAFTGAGLVRGATVAADRAESVLVVEFWPLIALAAGVTIAVMWARTASRPAWLAEVLLAASVALATVPTLLEIVTGDEPLLRSAVLFPVLALACIASAATTARPLAGSVFVWTMLCALALGGTIVLFSGQLDTFDLVTASVGVALIGVGWFRMRRAPELGSWPALGPGLAVLLVPPLFADFTDPQLWRIVTLGVVSVAVLVVGAVRRLQAPLLLGGAVLLVHALVQLWPWITDLYEAVWWWLWLGIAGVLLVVLAATYERQMRLARGAIRSIAALR from the coding sequence ATGCCCGAGCAGCCCGCCGATGCCCGCGACCTCCGACGCTGGCCGTCAGACCCCGCGCAACTGATCGACACGACGCTCTGCCCCTCCTGCTTCAGCGCGCTGCGCAGCGCGGTGTGCGGCACCTGCGGACTCGACCTCTCGGTGCCCGCCGCGGGCGAGCTGCTCGCCGCCGGCCGCGCACTGCACGATCGCGAAGCCGACCGGCAGTCGCTCATCTCGACGATGCGCGAGGCGCAGACCTCCCGCGTTCGTCAGGCTGCGGCGAGCGTGACGGATGCCGCGGCGCATGCTGCTCCCGTTGCGGCGGCGACGCCGTCGCCCTCCCCCGCGATGGTTCCGGCCCAGGCGCCGCCGGTGCTGTCGGTGCCGGTACCAGTGCCGCCGACTCCGGCAGTGACTCCGACCCCGACCTCGATCCCCCAGCAGCTCCAGGCCTCTGCTCCGGCACCCGCGGGCGCGACCGCGCCGGTCGCCGCGCCTCGCTCCGGACGCTCGGGCGTGCAGGTGCTGCTCCTGACGCTCGGCGTCGTGCTCATCTCCATCACGGCGATCGTGTTCCTCTTCGTCGCCTACCTCGTCGCGTCCCTCGAGGTGCGCTCGATCATCATCGCCGTGGCGAGCGTGCTCGTGCTCGGCGTCGCGTGGCTGCTCAGGGCCCGCCGCCTTCCCGGCACCGCCGAGGGCGTGGCATCCGTCGCCATCGTGCTGCTGCTGCTCGACGTGTGGATCGTGCGGGCCAACATGCTGTTCGGCACCGAGACCATCGGCACGTCGGCGTACCTCGGCGGCGCCCTGCTCGTCGTGGCTGCGGTGCTGGTCGGCGTGCGAGCGGCGAGCGGCATCCGCATCGCGGGCATCGCCGCGGCCGCGTTCGCTCCCGTCGGCGTGTTCCTGCTCGCCAGCGAGGCCGCGCCCGACGACCAGCTCAGCACCCCGTTCTGGGTCGGATTCCTCGCTGTCTCCCTCCTGGGGTCGGCGGCCGTGCTGCTGCCCGCCACGGTCGAGCGCACCATCGTGATGGCGGCAGGCTTCGTCGGCGGAGCGCTCGCCCTCCTCCCCGCCTACTGGGCGCTGCCCGAGGTGCCGTGGAGCCAGCTGTGGTGGTACCTCGTGGTGGCGGCCGCGTGGCTGCTCGCACTGCTCGCGGTGCGACTGCGACACGGGCTCGGCACGGTCTGGGCAGTGATCGCGGCGCCCGCCTTCGGCCTGAGCCTCGCGCTGGCGCCGACCCTGGCGATCTTCAGCGAACTCGGCAGCGAGGTCTCGCTCTGGCTCGCCCCGGCCGCCGCGGGTGCCGTCGCAGCAGTGTTCGCCGCCGGCACACGACTCGCGGGCCCGGTCGCACGGGATTCCCTCGCAGCGATGGTCGCGGCGATCGCCGTCGCCGCCTGCTCGGTGCTTCCCGGCGTGTTGCTCGGCCTCGGCGTCGTCTGGACGAGGTTCGCCGGAAGCGTGCCGCCGTGGAATCTCGAGCTCGACGAGCAGCTGCGACCCGGCATCCCCGATCACGACCTCACCGCGGTGCTCGTGCCCGCCGTCGTCGCCGTCGGCGCGCTCGTCATCTCGGTGCTCGTGCGGAGCGGCCGGGCGCTGGCCGCGATCCCGACCGCTGCAGCCTTCGCGAGCGGCATCGCCGTCGCCTGCGTCGCCCCCGGCCCCGCGATCGCCGCCGTGCTGCTCCTCGTGCTCGCCGGCGGCGCGCTCGCCCTCGCCGCAATCCGGCATCGCCTCGAGGCACCGGGCCTGCTCGCGGCCCTCGCGGTCGGCGGCAGCGCCAGTGCCGCCTTGGCGTGGTGGGTGGGCTACTCGAACGCGACGGTGTGGCCGTGGGTCGCGACGATCGTGATCGCACTCGCGATCGTCGGCCGCGTCATCGCGCGCCGGGTCTGGCCTGCGGTCGCCGTACCGGCGGCCGGCGCGACGCACCTCGCTATCGCGTCGACGCTCTTCGTCTTCGCCGTGTTCTCCATCCCGTTCTGGCAGGCTCCCGACGACGTGCAGCTCATCGAGCCGTGGATGTGGCTCGCCGTCGCCTCCTCCGTGCTCCTCGTCGCCGCCGCTGTCGTGCGCTTCGGCAGCACGAGCGATCGCCTGTGCGCGGTGACGCCGCTGTTCGCGGCATCCGTGATCTCGATCTGCGCACTCGCCTTCGAGACGGATGCCTCGTGGCGCTGGGTGCCGGCGAGCATCTTCGTCATCGCCGGGGTGGTCTGGTTGCGCCTCGGCGTCCCCGAGGCACTGCGCGTCGCCTTCGCCGCGACGACTCCGCTCGCGCTCGCCTTCGTCTCCGTGGTCGTCGTCGACGAGGCGTTCGGGTGGGAGACCATCGGTATCGCCATCGCGGGCGCGGCCCTGCTCGGCGCGGCGCTGGCTCACGTGGTGCCCGAGCGCACGAGTCGTACCCGACTCGTCTGGGCCGTCGCCGCGGGCGTCGTCGGCGCGGTCGCGCTCGTCGCCGGCGTCACCGGCTCGTTCGGCTCCTCGGAGCTCTGGCTCGTGCTCCTGCTGCTGACCCCGGTGCCGATCGTGCTCGCCGCACTCGACGGAGATCCGATCGGCGGCGATTCGCCGGCCAGGCATCTCGGCTGGCTGAGCCTCGTGCTCGGGGTCACGACGGTCTGGGTGCGGCTCTCCGGCTCGGGCGTCGGCGATGTCGAGGCCTACACGCTGCCGCTCGCCGCCGCCCTCGCCGCCACCGGCGGGCTGATCACGTGGCGTCGCACGAGCGGCGCCGCTCCCGCTCAGGGCCGCACGGCGCTGTTCGCGACCGCTGCCGCCGTCGCCGTGCTCCCGAGCATCGGCACGGCGGGCGTTGCCGAGCTGCGGGCCCTGCTGCTCGTGTCGATCGGCATCGTCTTGGCGGTCGCCGCGGTGTTCCTGCCCGAAGTCGCGCGCGGGGTGCCCGTGCGGCTGCTCGGCGTGCTCACCGGCTGGGTCGCGTTCACGGGCGCCGGCCTCGTGCGCGGTGCCACCGTCGCCGCGGATCGCGCCGAGAGCGTGCTCGTCGTCGAGTTCTGGCCGCTCATCGCCCTGGCGGCGGGCGTCACGATCGCGGTGATGTGGGCGCGCACCGCGTCGCGCCCCGCCTGGCTGGCTGAGGTGCTGCTCGCGGCATCCGTCGCGCTCGCCACCGTGCCGACACTGCTGGAGATCGTCACGGGCGACGAACCGCTGCTCCGCTCGGCCGTGCTGTTCCCCGTGCTCGCTCTCGCGTGCATCGCGTCGGCCGCGACGACGGCGAGGCCCCTCGCCGGCTCGGTGTTCGTCTGGACGATGCTCTGCGCGCTGGCCCTCGGCGGCACGATCGTGCTGTTCTCCGGTCAGCTCGACACGTTCGATCTCGTCACCGCCTCGGTCGGCGTTGCGCTCATCGGCGTCGGCTGGTTCCGCATGCGCCGCGCTCCCGAGCTCGGCAGTTGGCCGGCTCTCGGTCCGGGCCTGGCCGTGCTGCTCGTGCCGCCGCTCTT